Proteins encoded in a region of the Thermoplasmata archaeon genome:
- the ribB gene encoding 3,4-dihydroxy-2-butanone-4-phosphate synthase → MEFDRVLEDIRKGKPILVYDFDDRERECDMTVASQFVTPEIIQKMRKDAGGLICVTTPYSRAMEVGLPFMSDVYWDDCEKYPLLKAMAPTDIPYDRTKSSFGVTINHRKTYTGITDKDRALTASEYAKVLFSGKPIEEVKKELGTNFRAPGHIHLLNTSEKILESRFGHTELCTALMYMAGVMPSATICEMMGDDFGSRPKSSVAEYAKEHDMIIIDGDDVIAQWKEFKKIHPEL, encoded by the coding sequence ATGGAATTTGATCGTGTCCTTGAGGATATAAGGAAAGGAAAACCGATACTCGTATACGATTTCGACGATAGAGAGAGGGAATGCGACATGACCGTTGCTTCTCAGTTCGTCACCCCTGAAATCATTCAGAAGATGAGGAAGGATGCTGGAGGATTGATCTGTGTCACCACCCCGTATTCAAGGGCGATGGAGGTAGGTCTGCCTTTCATGTCTGATGTCTACTGGGATGATTGCGAGAAGTATCCTCTTCTGAAGGCGATGGCTCCGACCGACATCCCTTATGACAGAACCAAATCATCTTTCGGTGTAACTATCAATCACAGGAAGACCTACACCGGTATCACCGACAAGGACCGTGCATTGACTGCCAGTGAGTATGCTAAAGTTCTCTTTTCTGGAAAGCCAATAGAAGAGGTCAAGAAAGAGCTAGGTACCAACTTCAGAGCACCAGGCCATATTCATCTGCTCAACACTTCGGAGAAGATTTTGGAATCACGCTTCGGACACACCGAGTTATGTACCGCATTGATGTACATGGCAGGGGTCATGCCTTCGGCCACCATCTGTGAGATGATGGGGGACGATTTCGGTTCAAGACCCAAATCCAGCGTAGCCGAATACGCCAAAGAGCACGATATGATCATCATCGATGGAGATGATGTGATCGCACAATGGAAAGAATTCAAGAAAATCCACCCGGAGCTTTGA
- a CDS encoding FAD synthase: MVRVMASGVFDLIHPGHIDYLKQAKSYGDYLTVVIASDKTVRKNKHEPVTPEAMRALIVESLKPVDEAIVGGEGDMLDTVAKVKPDIIVLGYDQNFDESELKAKLKERGFDGIDVVRANECADDLNATRRIMAKIREMGSQ; this comes from the coding sequence ATGGTCAGAGTAATGGCTTCAGGAGTATTCGATTTGATCCATCCGGGTCACATAGATTATCTGAAACAAGCCAAGTCCTATGGTGATTATCTGACTGTTGTTATTGCCAGTGATAAGACCGTCAGGAAAAACAAGCATGAACCGGTCACTCCGGAGGCTATGAGGGCCCTCATCGTAGAATCTCTGAAACCAGTGGATGAAGCGATCGTCGGAGGGGAAGGAGATATGCTGGACACAGTAGCTAAAGTGAAGCCCGATATCATCGTTCTCGGCTATGATCAGAATTTTGACGAATCGGAGCTGAAAGCAAAGCTCAAAGAGAGGGGCTTTGACGGGATAGATGTCGTACGGGCGAACGAATGCGCGGACGATCTCAACGCTACCAGGCGCATAATGGCAAAGATCAGGGAGATGGGTTCCCAATGA
- a CDS encoding riboflavin synthase, which produces MKIIGIADTTFARFDMGHSAIDELQHAGTGFRIVRYTVPGVKDLPVACKKLIEEQNCDIVMALGMPGPMQKDKMCAHEASTGLIRAQLMTNKHIIEVFVHEDEAKDDDELAFLADSRAREHALNVYDLLFRPESLTKRAGTGLRQGFADKGPVRYR; this is translated from the coding sequence ATGAAGATAATCGGTATTGCTGACACGACATTCGCCAGGTTCGATATGGGCCATTCCGCGATAGATGAGCTACAGCACGCTGGAACGGGTTTCAGGATAGTACGTTACACCGTACCGGGGGTCAAGGATCTGCCGGTTGCATGCAAGAAGCTGATTGAGGAGCAGAACTGCGATATCGTAATGGCTCTGGGGATGCCCGGCCCGATGCAGAAGGATAAGATGTGTGCCCATGAGGCATCTACAGGTCTGATCAGGGCACAATTGATGACGAACAAGCACATTATCGAGGTCTTTGTCCATGAGGATGAGGCTAAGGATGATGACGAGCTCGCCTTCTTGGCAGACAGCAGGGCCAGGGAGCATGCGCTCAACGTTTACGATCTACTGTTCCGCCCAGAGAGTCTGACTAAGAGGGCAGGTACAGGTCTTAGGCAGGGATTCGCCGATAAAGGTCCCGTTAGATATAGGTGA
- a CDS encoding serine hydroxymethyltransferase, translating to MAIEDAKFIRENVKAHNKWFEECIPMIASENLMSPLAKEMLISDFADRYAEGLPGKRYYQGNIYVDKVELKAIELAKKVFDCGFADLRPISGTVANMAVLMAFAKPGDIITTCALDQGAHISTCEFGAFGQRGVNSVNYPWNESDMNLDIDGTIKVLKAAKPKVAQFGLSVFLFPPPIKELQDTFNEIGCLVWEDCAHVLGLIAGKQFQDPFKDGVNIVSASTHKTFPGPNHGILLGQNLTEEQEKKLQHAAFPGVTSSHHLHAMAALGITLAEMDVFGKEYAAQACKNSRALGEALYELGVPVLCPDLGFTRSHAIAVDVSEFGGGKLCAQLLEDANIICNKNMLPRDTSSVNPSGLRLGSQEMTRIGMKESEMKEVAELIARVVKKKEDPAKVKEDIKELKKNFATIQYCFNAGEPAYDYHELVNF from the coding sequence ATGGCCATAGAGGACGCCAAATTCATCAGAGAGAACGTCAAGGCTCACAACAAATGGTTCGAGGAATGCATACCCATGATCGCATCGGAGAACCTCATGAGCCCACTTGCTAAAGAAATGCTCATCTCCGATTTCGCTGACAGATATGCAGAGGGATTGCCTGGAAAACGTTACTACCAAGGAAACATCTATGTTGACAAGGTAGAACTGAAGGCAATTGAACTCGCAAAGAAGGTCTTTGACTGCGGATTCGCTGACCTTAGACCTATCTCAGGAACTGTCGCTAACATGGCCGTCCTGATGGCTTTTGCTAAGCCGGGAGACATCATCACCACCTGCGCTCTGGATCAGGGCGCCCACATCTCTACATGTGAGTTCGGTGCTTTCGGACAGAGGGGAGTTAACTCTGTCAACTATCCCTGGAACGAATCTGACATGAATCTGGACATAGACGGAACCATCAAAGTACTGAAGGCTGCGAAGCCCAAGGTCGCTCAGTTCGGTCTCTCAGTATTCCTGTTCCCTCCGCCAATCAAGGAGCTTCAGGATACCTTCAACGAGATTGGATGTCTTGTCTGGGAAGACTGTGCGCACGTCCTCGGACTCATTGCAGGAAAGCAATTCCAAGACCCCTTCAAGGACGGTGTGAACATCGTTTCAGCTTCCACCCATAAGACCTTCCCCGGACCTAACCACGGTATCCTCTTAGGACAGAACCTTACCGAGGAACAGGAAAAGAAGCTTCAGCATGCCGCATTCCCCGGAGTCACCTCCAGCCATCACCTTCATGCCATGGCCGCATTGGGAATCACCCTCGCCGAGATGGACGTCTTCGGAAAGGAGTACGCCGCACAGGCGTGCAAGAACTCCCGTGCACTCGGAGAGGCACTCTACGAGCTGGGCGTACCTGTACTCTGCCCGGACCTAGGATTCACCAGATCCCATGCGATCGCAGTCGATGTTTCCGAGTTCGGAGGAGGAAAGCTCTGTGCTCAGTTACTGGAGGATGCGAACATCATCTGTAACAAGAACATGCTCCCCAGAGACACCAGCTCGGTCAACCCGTCGGGACTCAGGCTCGGATCCCAGGAAATGACCCGCATCGGAATGAAGGAGAGCGAGATGAAAGAGGTCGCAGAGCTCATCGCCAGGGTCGTCAAGAAGAAGGAAGACCCTGCAAAGGTCAAGGAGGATATCAAGGAACTCAAGAAGAACTTTGCCACCATCCAGTACTGCTTCAATGCAGGCGAGCCTGCATACGACTATCACGAACTGGTAAACTTCTGA